Within Aliivibrio fischeri, the genomic segment ATGTTCAAGGACATGAGCTACTAAATAAAAAAATAATTGTGAGTAAAAATTACTCAGGCATTGAACAACAAGTTAAGTTGCGATTTCCTACTTCTGATATCGATATCTTTGCCATTGGTACTAATGCAGTAGTTAGCGGTACCGTATTAAATGAAGAAGATCGTGATCAAATTTATGAAATGGTAGCGACTCTATTATTTGATGATAACGCTGATAACAACGCACAAGATGACCGCACTGAATTAACTTACATGAATAAGTTGAATTTTGAAGGTGTGGTTAATCAAATTGAAGTGGCGAGAACCAAACAGGTTAATGTGAAGCTCACTATCGCAGAAGTCTCTCACTCTTTTATGCAGGATTTTGGCATTAAGGTAGGAAGTAATGGTCAAGCAGGGATCTTTGTCGATCAACTTGTTCATTTTAGTGCAAGTGACATTGTTTCTGTGATTACTGCTGTAGGGACAGACTCTGTAGGACAAGTATTAGCGGAGCCGAACTTATCTGTGATTTCCGGTGAGGATGCCAGCTTTCTTGTTGGTGGGGAGCTACCTGTTGTTACTGTGATTGATGGAGCAACCAACGTTCAATATAAAGAATTTGGTGTAAAGCTAGATCTAACGGCTAAGGTTGAACGAGACGATAAAATTAAACTGGCATTAGCACCAAGTGTAAGCTCTCTTGATACGCAATACGCTAATGATAATTACAACTTACCATCATTAAAAACGCGCAGTGCAAGAACAACAGTGGAACTCGGAGACGGACAAAGTTTTGTGCTAGGTGGTTTGCTTAATAGTGAAGAGAAAGAGTCGTTAACTCGTATTCCTTTTGTTGGTGATATCCCTATTTTAGGAGCTTTGTTTCGTCATACAGGTACGGAGCGAAATAAAACTGAGCTGATTATTGTTGCAACGGTAAACCTTGTTCAACCGGTTAAAGCAAATCAAATCCAGCTTCCAACCATGCAGAAAACCAGTACGTTAAGACGTTTTCTCGGTATGGGAAGTGACTATGAAAGAGCTGAAGACCAATGGGCAAGTGAAGTTCTGAATGCGGGTGGATTTAGAAAATGAAAAAACTATATGTAATGGCTGTGCTTTTATTTTTATCGGGTTGTGCTGACCATATTAATGAAAAGCAGGGGACTCATATTAATGTTATTCCTATGACGTATTCTTTTTCAATTAATAGTCAGAGTGATGACATTATAAAAAATAAACTAAATGTATTTATTAAACATCATGGACTTAAAAATAAAAAAGGCCATTGGGAAATATCCATATATAAAGACGATATAAAAGAACAAGAAATTAAGTATCAACAATTTTTAGGTGAATTTGGTTATACCCTTAATCAAATAAAAACAATTGAACTACAAGATAAACCTTATTTTATAGTTACGGTTTCATTTATTACTCAACAAATTGAATATCAAATTTGTGGTTATGAGCAAATCGATTATTACGGCTCTAATAATATCGGTTGTTATACCGAAAGTAATCGCTGGCATTCGATGGTTAATCCTGAAAATGCAATGTAACTACCTCGCAAAGAGCTAGTGTAATGAACATCATATTATTGGAGCTATTATGTTTGATTTGGCAGAGCGTTTAAGTTCGAACAAAAGTAATGAAAGTAAATTAAGCCATAAGTTAAAAACAATGCTGTTTTACCAGACAGAAGAGTGCCGTTCATTGGTTAATGAATCTTTTCGATTTGATGGTAAAGATGAACCTAAATGCGTTAAAAATCGTGATGAAGAGTTTCGCCAGATTGATTTATTAAATCCACCTGAAGTGGTGATTATTGAACTAAATGCCAGTCAAGATGTAGTTCAAGATGCACAGCGATTAGCTCATTTATTACCAAGCCAAGTATCTGTAGTTATTGTTGGCTCTGAAGACGCAATTTCAACGATTCGTTTACTTAAAGAGATGGGTTTTTATTACCTGTTTTGGCCCGTAAGTAAGCAAGAGTGTTCAGATTTTATGAAGCACGTTCTTGATAACCACGAGCAACATCGAGGTTTGATGGCCAATCGAAAATCTAAGCGAGTTGCTATGGTTGGTGTGAAAGGCGGTGTTGGCACTTCTCTTATTAGTAGTGAAGTATCTCGAATGCTTTCATTTGATAAAGGCGTTTCAACTCTCCTTGTTGATCATAATTATCACGGCGGAAATCTTGATATTTTTATGGGGTTAAAGCAGCACCAAAAAAGAATCGTTCAAAAAGGAACATTAATTTCAAATATTGATGGTACTTATGCTCTTGGTTTAATTCGTAAAATTACGCCAATGTTGTCGATGTTAGCTATCGATTCTGATGAATTGAACGCGCAAGAATTGAAAGAATATACGCTGGCAGTACAAGAGCAGGCGCTTAAAAATTCAAGTGTGATGATTGAAGATCATGCTCATTTAATTCGTAATGAAGATGACATTATTAAGCTCTTGCAACAGGTTGATGTTTTAGTACTTGTTTTTGATGCAACGGTTTCGTCATTACGTGATTACAACCGATTAAATCAGTTAGTTAAGAAGAATAATCTAGATAATCAAACTCGTGTTATTTCGGTACTGAATTCATCACGTCCGAATAATAGCGGTTCGGTTTCGGCTGAAGAAATTGAAAAGTACAGCGGGCAAAGAGCAACCATCAGTATTCCATATGATGATAAAGCACCGCAATACGTACTTGAAGGGTTACAAATCGTAAAAACTAAATCAGGTATGGCACTGCCTCTTATGAATTTAGTTGCTTTGATTTTAGGTGAAGAACCAAAGCAAGAAAGCCGTTCATTTTTGAGTTTCTTTAAAAAGAAAGGGTAGTAAAAAATGAACAATAATAAAGCGCTGTATATTCAATTAAGAACTCAAATATTTAATGCATTAGAACCTGAAGCGTTAAATAAGTTAACCAAACAAGAGCTGACTCAACAACTATCGAATGCGGTAGATCTACTTATCGATAGAGAGCAATTACCCGTCTCTCTTATTATGAAAAATGAGTACGTAGAAAGCCTAGTCAATGAACTTGTTGGTTTAGGTCCATTACAAAACTTAATGGATGATGAAACTATTACAGACATCATGATTAATGGTCATGAAAATGTATTTATTGAACGAGATGGTTTAGTCGAGAAAGTCAGTGTTAATTTTATTGATGAGCAACAACTGATTGATATTGCTAAACGTATTGCGAGTCGTGTCGGTCGTAGAGTAGATGAATCAACCCCTACCTGTGATGCCCGTTTAGAGGATGGTAGTCGTGTCAATATCGTGATCCCTCCGATTGCCATTGATGGAACTGCTATTTCTATTCGTAAGTTTAAAAAGCAGAGTATTGGTTTTTCTGATTTAGTTGAATTTGGTGCCATGAGCAAAGAAATGGCGCAAATCCTGATGGTTGCTTCACGTTGTCGTTTGAATATTTTAATTTCAGGCGGTACTGGCTCGGGTAAAACAACCATGCTAAATGCGTTATCTCAGTTCATTTCTGAAGGCGAACGTATTGTCACAATTGAAGATGCGGCAGAATTAAAACTACAGCAGCCTCACGTTGTTCGTTTAGAAACCCGAACATCAGGCATTGAAGGAACAGGTGTCGTCTCTCAACGTGATTTAGTGATTAACTCATTACGTATGCGTCCTGATCGAATTATTGTGGGTGAATGTCGTGGTGGAGAGGCGTTTGAAATGCTTCAAGCGATGAATACGGGCCATGATGGATCAATGTCTACATTGCATGCCAATTCACCTAGAGATGCATTATCACGAGTTGAAGCCATGGTGATGATGGCAACGAATAACTTGCCATTAGAAGCGGTGAGAAGAACCATTGTTAGTGCTGTCGATATCGTTATCCAAATCAGCCGTCTACATGACGGTACTCGTAAAGTAATGAGTATTTCTGAGGTTGTAGGTTTGGAAGGAAATAACGTTGTTCTTGAAGAAATATTCGCTTTTAAACCAAATAAAGAACAAAACGAAGATGGAAAAGTAAAAGGTAACTATTTTACTTCCGGCTTAATGCAACGCTCTGTGTTGATGGAAAAAGCACGATTCTTTGGTATGGAAGACAAAATACAATCAGCATTTAGAGCCCCTTACGCAGAGGTACAGTAATGTCTTGGATTGCAATCGGTATTGGCTTGATTTTATTGGGCTTTGCTCTTGGTGATAAGCCGGTAAAAAAGAGTCAATATTTAGAAAAACTAAATGTGACCCAGTTTGTTGATGATCTTAATAGCACAGAGCAAGCGATCAATTTAGCCTCCTTAACAGAGCGAACGTTTCGACAAAAACTTGAGTTTATTTGGAAAAACATAGCGAGACAATTAGGTAATGGTGCTGCGTTAAAACTGGTTTTTTCCGTATGTGTTTTTGCCTTAATAGGCCTATTGATTAACCGTTCTATGATTCATGCCTCGCCTTATATTGTGGTCTTTATTGCTATCGTAGTAGGACTGATTTGGGGATATGTTTGGCTTCAAGAAAGAGAGAAAAAACAATTTAATGAGCGCTTTCCGGATGCACTTAATATGCTATCGAGTGCGGTATCGGCAGGTGAAAGTATCACTCATGCAATTGCTTTTGTGGGCAAGAAACTTGAGGGTGATGTGGGCAAAGAATTTAAAATAATGGGAGAGCGTTTGCAGCTTGGTGAGAGTCCAGATGAAGTATTTAAGAAATCATGTGTTCGTTTCCCTTATCCTGCTTTTCGTTTTTTTGTTATTACATTACGAGCAAACATGAATCGAGGTGGTCAATTAAGAGATGTTATTTCACGGTTGAACCGTTTGATGTTTGATGCGAGAGCTGTAGAGAGAAAGAAATACGCTCTAACTTCAGAAGCGAGAATATCGGCAAAAATAGTCTGTGCGACACCTTTTTTCTTTTTGTTTATTTTGCAGTTCCTCAGCCCTGAAAATTATGAATTCGTCATGTTTCATGCTGAAGGTAGACCTATTTTATATTATGTACTCATTAGTGAAGCCATAGGGATGCTTATTATTTGGGGCTTATTAAAAGGAACCAAGTAATGTCAGATTGGTATTTATTTATATCTATTACGCTTATTTCATTTGGCTTGATGCTTATTGTCTATTTAAGTATTACAAAGTTTTTAAGAGAAAAGCAGTTACATGTATTAAGTGGCAATAATCAAAAAATAAAAGAGAACGAACTTGGAGGATGGTTAAAAAATAAAGCTTCCGAACTTAATCCTGACGAAGAAGAAATTAAACAAAAATTACGTCAAGCTGGTTGGGAGAATATTCAATATGTACACCTGTTTATGCCAATTAAATACAGTGTACTACTGATTGGTGAAATTATTTTTGGTATCGCTTATTACCAATCGTTTCTATCAAGTACAGCTTGGGTTATTGCCGCATCGTTGTGGATGGTTTTTGTGATTATTGCTCCCGATATGTATTTACAAGCAAAGATAAAAGCCAGAGTTCACCGAGTTTCAACCCAAATGCCTTATCTATTGGATTTAATGGCGGTATGTGTTCAAACGGGGATGACGGTTGAAGCCTCTCTTAGTTATTTAGCGAAAGAGATGAAAGGCTTTAATAAGGACTTAACTCAAGTATTAACCAAAATGAATGAACGCTCTCGTATGGTGGGGTTAGAAAAGTCATTAGAAGAGATGTACGTAGAAATACCCTCTAATGAAATGCGTAGTTTTGTGATGACATTAACGCAGAGCATGCATTACGGTTCATCTATTTATAGCGTTTTAACCACGTTGGCATCAGATATTAGAGAAGTACAGATGCTGGAATTAGAAGAGCGAATAGGGAAGTTAGCAGCAAAGATGTCAGTTCCACTGATCGTATTCATTATGATCCCTATTGTTATTTTAATTGCAGCACCAGGTGTAATGAGGTTGATGTTAAATGCTTAAAAAATTACTTCTAGTCTCTACAGTTCTTTTATTGTCGGCATGCAGTTCTCGTCAATACAGTGACAGTTCATTAACTCAGTCA encodes:
- a CDS encoding pilus assembly protein N-terminal domain-containing protein; translated protein: MRYRILIILTVLLSIVSLNVRAKEIENLSAGDAKSITTTTEIGSVFISNPKVADYKIIDKYKVVLFGREVGDSVFIAFDVQGHELLNKKIIVSKNYSGIEQQVKLRFPTSDIDIFAIGTNAVVSGTVLNEEDRDQIYEMVATLLFDDNADNNAQDDRTELTYMNKLNFEGVVNQIEVARTKQVNVKLTIAEVSHSFMQDFGIKVGSNGQAGIFVDQLVHFSASDIVSVITAVGTDSVGQVLAEPNLSVISGEDASFLVGGELPVVTVIDGATNVQYKEFGVKLDLTAKVERDDKIKLALAPSVSSLDTQYANDNYNLPSLKTRSARTTVELGDGQSFVLGGLLNSEEKESLTRIPFVGDIPILGALFRHTGTERNKTELIIVATVNLVQPVKANQIQLPTMQKTSTLRRFLGMGSDYERAEDQWASEVLNAGGFRK
- a CDS encoding chromosome partitioning protein ParA, yielding MFDLAERLSSNKSNESKLSHKLKTMLFYQTEECRSLVNESFRFDGKDEPKCVKNRDEEFRQIDLLNPPEVVIIELNASQDVVQDAQRLAHLLPSQVSVVIVGSEDAISTIRLLKEMGFYYLFWPVSKQECSDFMKHVLDNHEQHRGLMANRKSKRVAMVGVKGGVGTSLISSEVSRMLSFDKGVSTLLVDHNYHGGNLDIFMGLKQHQKRIVQKGTLISNIDGTYALGLIRKITPMLSMLAIDSDELNAQELKEYTLAVQEQALKNSSVMIEDHAHLIRNEDDIIKLLQQVDVLVLVFDATVSSLRDYNRLNQLVKKNNLDNQTRVISVLNSSRPNNSGSVSAEEIEKYSGQRATISIPYDDKAPQYVLEGLQIVKTKSGMALPLMNLVALILGEEPKQESRSFLSFFKKKG
- a CDS encoding CpaF family protein; the encoded protein is MNNNKALYIQLRTQIFNALEPEALNKLTKQELTQQLSNAVDLLIDREQLPVSLIMKNEYVESLVNELVGLGPLQNLMDDETITDIMINGHENVFIERDGLVEKVSVNFIDEQQLIDIAKRIASRVGRRVDESTPTCDARLEDGSRVNIVIPPIAIDGTAISIRKFKKQSIGFSDLVEFGAMSKEMAQILMVASRCRLNILISGGTGSGKTTMLNALSQFISEGERIVTIEDAAELKLQQPHVVRLETRTSGIEGTGVVSQRDLVINSLRMRPDRIIVGECRGGEAFEMLQAMNTGHDGSMSTLHANSPRDALSRVEAMVMMATNNLPLEAVRRTIVSAVDIVIQISRLHDGTRKVMSISEVVGLEGNNVVLEEIFAFKPNKEQNEDGKVKGNYFTSGLMQRSVLMEKARFFGMEDKIQSAFRAPYAEVQ
- a CDS encoding type II secretion system F family protein; this encodes MSWIAIGIGLILLGFALGDKPVKKSQYLEKLNVTQFVDDLNSTEQAINLASLTERTFRQKLEFIWKNIARQLGNGAALKLVFSVCVFALIGLLINRSMIHASPYIVVFIAIVVGLIWGYVWLQEREKKQFNERFPDALNMLSSAVSAGESITHAIAFVGKKLEGDVGKEFKIMGERLQLGESPDEVFKKSCVRFPYPAFRFFVITLRANMNRGGQLRDVISRLNRLMFDARAVERKKYALTSEARISAKIVCATPFFFLFILQFLSPENYEFVMFHAEGRPILYYVLISEAIGMLIIWGLLKGTK
- a CDS encoding type II secretion system F family protein, which codes for MSDWYLFISITLISFGLMLIVYLSITKFLREKQLHVLSGNNQKIKENELGGWLKNKASELNPDEEEIKQKLRQAGWENIQYVHLFMPIKYSVLLIGEIIFGIAYYQSFLSSTAWVIAASLWMVFVIIAPDMYLQAKIKARVHRVSTQMPYLLDLMAVCVQTGMTVEASLSYLAKEMKGFNKDLTQVLTKMNERSRMVGLEKSLEEMYVEIPSNEMRSFVMTLTQSMHYGSSIYSVLTTLASDIREVQMLELEERIGKLAAKMSVPLIVFIMIPIVILIAAPGVMRLMLNA